AGCCTCTTCAGAAGCCACCTGGAACATGTCCACAAACACATAAGCCCAAACATGGCTTGTAAAAACACAATTACACAGCCACCATCTGTatctctcattcacacacacacacacacacacacacacacacacacacacacacacacacacacacacacacacacacacacacacacacacacacacacacacacacacacacacacacacacacacacacctgctctgGAGTGCTACCATCATCTGCATGGGTCCTCGGGTCTGCCCCAAGCTGTAGAAGAGTCTGCACTGCCCCAAGATGGCCTCCAAACGCAGCTCTGTAGATTGGAGTCCGTCCAAATGCACCCTATTATCAAAAAAACCCACTTCCTGACATACTTCTGCAATTGCTTAGGCCTTAGGCATGGACATTTAACTTCCAATACTCAGAAAGATATATTTAGCTGTTTGCCTGCTGGAGAAAGTTTGTGGAAGACAAATACTTTCAAAGAAAGGTTTTAAGTCAAGTCatgcttgtttttttttatttaaccaggaaagtaagtattgaacaaattcttatttacaatgatggggagggaacagtgggttaactgccttgttcaggagcagaacaacagatttttaccttgtcagctcagggatttgatctagcaatttttcagttactggcccaactctctaaccactaggctaactgcctatCAATAGATGTgaacagtcgtggccaaaagttttgagaatgacacaaatattaatttccacaaagtttgttGCTTCAGTgtatttagatatttttgtcagaagtataattacaagcatttcataagggTCAAAGgcctttattgacaattacatgaagttgatgcaaagagtcaatatttgcagtattGACCctttttttcaagacctctgcaatccaccctggcatgctgtcaattaacttctaggccacatcctgactgatggcagcccattcttgcataatcaatgcttggagtttgtcagaatttgtgtgtttttgtttgtccacccgcctttTGAGGATTGACCGATggctgatggtagcgctcaccttgtcttctccacaCAAGCTTTTCttcggatgccccaaacaatcagaaaggggattcatcagagaaaatgactttaccacAGTCCTCAgctggttgacagaggaagaacaatgattccaagcaccaccctccttttgaagcttccagtctgttattcaaactcaatcagcatgacagagtgttCTCCAGCCAACTTTCTGgagtacatgcacatttccatcatacaaactgaggcagcagactttgtgaaaattaatatttgtgtaattctcaaaacttttggccacgactgtatgtttgtgtgtgtcagtgggaaTGGGTGGGTGAGGGAAGACACTCACTCTCATCTGACCAAGAGCTAATATTTCTGTTCGTGCTGCATTCTCTCACCCGTGTGTTTATGTCTGCACCCCTTTCCACCAATAAGGTGATGACTTCCGGCTGACCACCACCTGCTGCTTCTGACACTGCTGTGTTGCCATTGGCATCTGTGATGTTAATCATGAAAAGTTGGTTTAGCAGCCGCTGGCGTTTGCCTGCTTCATCCAACCCAAGGCCACGCTTTGTGTCCCTATCAGAGACCTAGACAAGGACCAGTGCATCTATTAATCTTTGTCATGTCTTCATTACTTGTCCACACAGATATCACATATCAGTCTCACCTCCTTCAAAATTGCTAACACTTCCTCTGCCTCTCCATCGAACGCTGCTTCCAGAAGTTGAGTTTGCAGAAGCTGCTCTtccttcttcctctttctctcgtcCTCCTCCTTCTTCCTTTTCCACTCtgcctcttcctgttctcttCGTACTAGTGCCACAAAAGCCTGCAAGCCAATCAAAACACACCTTTCAGGGTACACACACTTTTCATTTTCAGAAACAATGACATTACATTGATTGTAGACTACAACACACTCAAGCACACTCACGGATGCTATTTGAAAGAAGAACAAACAAAGGAGGAGTTCTGAGTCAACGTGTAATGCCAAGAGTTCTATTACTCATGATTTCAAATTTCAATATGTTGATATACTTTATAAATCCAAACCTAACTGTCATTTTCATATAATGTCATTTTCATACACTGTCATTTTCATACACTGTCATTTTCATATAATTAGCTAACCTCTTTCTCCAAGCGATCCATAAGGTCTTCATGGTCCTGTTTTTCCTTCTGTCTCCGAACCCGCTCTCGCCTGGCCAGCAGGCCTCGAGTGGCCCGCTGGATGGTCACTGCAGCTAGCTCCTCTGGAGTCAGCTCTACATCTACAACAACAATAAACATGCATACAGTGAGTACAAACAAGTCCCTGTTATTTCAGTTTAGTTTAGATTTGCACCTTTTTCATTTAGTTTTAGTTGTCAAAAAATATTTCTATTTCCTTTTTATATTATTTAGCTGCAGAAAGCATGTGTGGTAGGCTTGTAACCatttgtgtctgtgttttttaCTTCACTTATTGCAACTCGGGGGCAGTAATACATAAGATGAtgggtaaggttaggttaggtttccATTATAAAGTAAAGCTCAATATGACTTGGATTTAAAAGGAATAGCGTTGCGATTGGTGCAAAAAAATATGTTGGAAGGAAACAATCCAATGCTTTTTAGCTGTAGTAGTACATGTAAGAAGAACCAAGTTAGATAGCTAGACAATTTTTTCAATattagctagtgatagctaggcCTATTTGAAACATCGCCTTCTCCTGGCTGCATTTACCCGCCAGATACAGTGGCTTATAAACCCAAAAGCTTGAAAACCCAACTCAACCCCATTCGATTTTCCCCCAAAGTTTAGGGAAAATGACTCAAACTGGACATAATTCATgatagtttttattttatttagttttGGGAATCAAAGTTAAACGTTTCAGTATAGTTTAGCCTCAGTACAGATTCATTGTATTGTCTTTGTCCGTCAAGGTTTATTTGTTCATTTCCTTTGTTCAACCAGATAAGTTAGAGAACATATTCTCTTTTACAATAACAACCTGACAAGAGTAACAAAGCAAAGCCACAGACTCACACAACAACACCCGTGTAGTATACATAAGATTGTACAGTCGACTTTACAGCCTAATCCTATCTGTACAGCCCAAATATTTGTTTAACCTGGAGGATTCCGTTTCTTTGTGCTGCTCAGTATGTTGAACTTGATGAAAGCTATTTCtagtttttattattataatttcccatataggcctatatgtttaatGAACACagcacattcggaaagtattgagagcccttcactttttccacattttgtaacgttacacCCTAAAAATGGATCAACatccctcaacaatctacacacaataccccataatgactaagattttttaaataaaaaataaaaaaattacacaaaaactgaaatattacatttgcataagtattcagaccctttactcagtactttgttgaagcaattacagctttgagtcttcttggctatgacactacaagcttggcacagctgtatttggggagtttctctcattcttctctgcagatcctctcaagctctggaaGGTTGGATgcggagcgtcgctgcacagctattttcatgcctctccagagatgttcgatcgggttcaagtccaggctctggctggaccactcaaggatattcagagacttgtcccgaacccactcctgtgttgtcttggctgtgtgcttagggtcgttgtcctattggaaggaaaaccttcaccccagtctgaggtcctgagcggtctggagcaggttttcatcaaggatttctctgtactttgcgtcGTTCAtcattccctcaatcctgactagtctcccagtccctgtcgctgaaaaacatccccacagcatgagcatgatgctgccaccaccatgcttcaccgtgggaaTGGTATAGGCCAGGtgacgtgacgcttggcactcAGGCCCAAGAGTTCTATCTTGGTGTCAACaaaagggctgcggcttttgtggagcgatgggtaatgatgctttgagggtgactgttgatgtgtgcagagcgtccctggtttGCGCACAGgttggggagaggggacagacgtaaagtctatactgttacatatagagagatgtgtgcctttccaaatcatctcaaatcaatttaatttaccacaagtggactccaatcaagttttagaaacatctcaagaatgatcaatggaaacagcatgcacctgagctcaattttgagtctcatagcaaagggtcagagtacttatgtaaatacgttATTTCTTTTGAGTTTTCATTatcaggtattgtgtgtagattgatgaggattttctttttatttaatccattttagaataaggctgtaacgtaacaaaatgttgaaaaagtgaaggggtctgaaaattttccaaatgcactgtatatggttTATAAATGTTTATTTCAGTTGATTTGCTGCATTTATCTAAATAAAAGTGTTGTATTAAATGgaaataataatatactgtacataaaagGAATGTAGGCCTAGTATTTCATACCATCTCATGAATACCATCTGAGAGCTACAGCTGAAAAGGCTTTCAACATAATTGCTCATTTGTTAAAGGAGTACGGCAACAGCTGTCAAAGCTATGAATCCCGCTctatgatacagtgccttgcgaaagtattcggcccccttgaactttgcgaccttttgccacatttcaggcttcaaacataaagatataaaactgtatttttttgtgaagaatcaacaacaagtgggacacaatcatgaagtggaacgacatttattggatatttcaaacttttttaacgaatcaaaaactgaaaaattgggcgtgcaaaatttttcagcccctttactttcagtgcagcaaactctctccagaagttcagtgaggatctctgaatgattcaatgttgacctaaatgactaatgatgataaatacaatccacctgtgtgtaatcaagtctccgtataaatgcacctgcactgtgatagtctcagaggtccgttaaaagcacagagagcatcatgaagaacaaggaacacaccaggcaggtccgagatactgttgtgaagaagtttaaagccggatttggatacaaaaagatttcccaagctttaaacatcccaaggagcactgtgcaagcgataatattgaaatggaaggagtatcagaccactgcaaatctaccaagacctggccgtccctctaaactttcagctcatacaaggagaagactgatcagagatgcagccaagaggcccatgatcactctggatgaactgcagagatctacagctgaggtgggagactctgtccataggacaacaatcagtcgtatattgcacaaatctggcctttatggaagagtggcaagaagaaagccatttcttaaagatatccataaaaagtgttgtttaaagtttgccacaagccacctgggagacacaccaaacatgtggaagaaggtgctctggtcagatgaaaccaaaattgaactttttggcaacaatgtaaaacgttatgtttggcgtaaaagcaacacagctcatcaccctgaacacaccatacccactgtcaaacatggtggtggcagcatcatggtttgggcctgcttttcttcagcagggacagggaagatggttaaaattgatgggaagatggatggagccaaatacaggaccattctggaagaaaacctgatggagtctgcaaaagacctgagactgggacggagatttgtcttccaacaagacaatgatccaaaacataaagcaaaatctacaatggaattgttcaaaaataaacatatccaggtgttagaatggccaagtcaaagtccagacctgaatccaatcgagaatctgtggaaagaactgaaaactcctgttcacaaatgctctccatccaacctcactgagctcgagctgttttgcaaggaggaatgggaaaaatttcagtctcttgatgtgcaaaactgatagagacataccccaagcgacttacagctgtaattgcagcaaaaggtggagctacaaagtattaacttaagggggctggataattttgcacacccaatttttcagtttttgatttgttaaaaaagtttgaaatatccaataaatgtcgttccacttcatgattgtgtcccatttgttgttgattcttcacaaaaaaatacagttttatatctttatgtttgaagcctgaaatgtggcaaaaggtcgcaaagttcaagggggccgaatactttcgcacggCACTGTATGTAGTGAGGCAATTATCTATGTACTGAAGACAATTTAATTTTACATGCTctacagcagggttccccaaaTGGCGGCCTGCTGTGAATTTGGCATGCCGGTGGTATTATTTCCCCCCCACAAGTTttatgagaaaaaaaaatgtataaaataagaAATTGGTTATTTTATAATTTTATTgtgggggtgagggggggggcattttcattgttggacataaaagaacATAAAAataccaggaaatcagctccaatgGATTTTAATTTTGAAAATCTGTTCCCAAAGTTCCCACGGATAACAGAGAtgttttgggctcccgagtggcgcagcggtctaaggcattgcctctcagtgctagaggcgtcacgacagacaccctggtttgaatccaggttgtatcacaaccgccatgattgggagtcccatacggcggtgcacaattggcccagcttcgtccaggtttggctggtataggctatcattgtaaataataatttgttcttaactgacttgcctagataaataaaggtaaaaaaatatataaaactgagGTACTAAATGCGCTTTACATAGTAGGGGGAAACTCACATCATCAATGTGTAGCACCCAACTCAGTAATGCACGGCAACCATTTTTGTGCCAGAACTCTCACCACACATCAACTATCAGGTGTAGAGGTGAGGAGTGATATACGCCAATTAGGAATGAGGGGGATGATTAGATGGCCATGATGGAATGTGGCCAGGTTGGAAATTTTGCCATGACACCTGGGCgtacacccctactcttacaataaatCCCATTGGGATTTTGAATGACCACAgaaagtcaggacacccattttaacgtcccatccgaaagaagGAACCCTGCACAGGTCAATGTTTCCAAATGTAATCAAGGTTTTTGACAccgaaaaaacaacaaaatacaaaactaACGTAAAGCTATatgcagtgcagaaagcaactacacaaaaacaagatcccacaaactaaaggtagaaaaaggctgcctaagtatgatccccaatcagagacaacgatagacagctgcctctgattgggaaccatacccggccaacaaagaaatagaaaaactagaatgcccacccaaatcacaccccgacctaaccaaatagagaaataaaaggcactctaaggtcagggcgtgacagttttagtcaaatattatatctgtttagGCTTCTTGCGGTAAATTTGCAgtctaaatgttttattttttattatttttcgGCCCCCAatcatccgctcaagaaaaaattTGCTTgcggctgaatgtagttgatgatcccttc
Above is a genomic segment from Oncorhynchus masou masou isolate Uvic2021 chromosome 23, UVic_Omas_1.1, whole genome shotgun sequence containing:
- the LOC135510819 gene encoding IQ motif and ankyrin repeat domain-containing protein 1-like → MSSRSTKSPGKTRAKAPSKGAVQSSEAGASPQRRQSTGVTQGGQSKGKAAAAKTRHNTSASAKTVQLPKKNVELTPEELAAVTIQRATRGLLARRERVRRQKEKQDHEDLMDRLEKEAFVALVRREQEEAEWKRKKEEDERKRKKEEQLLQTQLLEAAFDGEAEEVLAILKEVSDRDTKRGLGLDEAGKRQRLLNQLFMINITDANGNTAVSEAAGGGQPEVITLLVERGADINTRGAFGRTPIYRAAFGGHLGAVQTLLQLGADPRTHADDGSTPEQVASEEAVVATLQNWDLSATDSMLSKMKAEEQRRAEKEEKQNEAETDRLKGEVDQLQKEHERCQRELQKAFVELNKRITEHDTCVRKGMEEQAKVTLLVVTVLF